From the Ctenopharyngodon idella isolate HZGC_01 chromosome 3, HZGC01, whole genome shotgun sequence genome, one window contains:
- the LOC127509965 gene encoding protein Tob2 — MHLEVKVALNFIVSYLYNKLPRRRADLFGEELERILVSRFEGHWYPEAPLRGSAFRCLHLGAPRDPVVELAARRSGLDTEEVRANVPPELSIWIDPYEVSYQIGEKGAVKVLYMENPASLGGDAERSDIMLKGDMEFEEVKNLGFNPEAQVFVPIGGQVSPVMLPSLSSSPTPLSTSSCPGLFSYAAPSTPTNPSTHSSNTSTPSPPSASLIYPPPSSRPTPQPITFTTASFAATKFGSTKMKKCGNPGVSSGSGVNVAPQQRMITHSPNTISPPGLVKHKPLSLSMHSLAGPIPSQLSPNAKEFVFPVSQRPVYFDAEVAPVTPFQAPHPHASFDPFSSPPPGQAVGIIGGNSGISFMDKPPFVEGLGYNLQYSGQAFQPVVLAN, encoded by the coding sequence ATGCATCTGGAGGTGAAGGTTGCGTTGAACTTTATCGTGTCGTATTTGTACAACAAGCTCCCGCGCCGCAGGGCTGATCTGTTTGGCGAGGAGTTGGAGCGTATCCTGGTGTCCCGTTTCGAAGGTCACTGGTACCCCGAGGCTCCTTTACGTGGTTCAGCCTTCCGCTGCCTCCATCTGGGGGCTCCCAGGGACCCCGTGGTGGAGCTGGCAGCCAGGAGAAGTGGTCTGGACACAGAGGAGGTCCGAGCCAATGTTCCCCCTGAGCTCAGCATTTGGATTGACCCTTACGAAGTGTCCTACCAGATTGGGGAAAAGGGTGCAGTGAAAGTCCTCTACATGGAGAATCCAGCAAGTTTAGGTGGCGACGCTGAGAGGTCCGACATCATGCTCAAAGGAGACATGGAGTTTGAGGAAGTCAAGAATCTGGGCTTTAACCCAGAAGCTCAGGTGTTTGTTCCCATCGGTGGCCAGGTGTCGCCGGTCATGCTACCATCGCTCTCCAGTTCGCCGACCCCACTTTCTACCTCATCTTGCCCAGGGCTGTTCAGTTATGCCGCTCCCAGCACTCCCACCAACCCCAGCACTCATTCCTCCAACACCTCCACCCCGTCGCCGCCAAGCGCCAGCCTCATTTACCCTCCGCCCAGCTCCCGGCCCACACCTCAGCCAATCACCTTCACCACAGCCAGCTTCGCCGCCACCAAATTTGGCTCCACAAAGATGAAGAAGTGTGGGAACCCTGGAGTTTCCTCCGGTTCTGGTGTCAACGTGGCTCCCCAGCAGAGGATGATCACCCACTCGCCCAACACCATCTCCCCACCAGGGCTGGTCAAGCACAAACCCCTTTCCCTCTCCATGCACTCTCTGGCTGGACCCATCCCAAGCCAACTGTCTCCTAATGCCAAAGAGTTTGTGTTTCCTGTTTCCCAGAGGCCGGTCTACTTCGATGCAGAAGTTGCGCCAGTGACCCCGTTCCAGGCTCCGCACCCACATGCTTCCTTCGATCCATTCTCCAGCCCCCCGCCAGGTCAGGCTGTGGGAATCATTGGGGGCAACAGTGGCATTTCCTTCATGGATAAACCTCCATTTGTGGAAGGACTTGGATACAACCTGCAGTACTCTGGCCAGGCCTTTCAACCCGTGGTGTTGGCCAACTAA